The Shewanella sp. NFH-SH190041 genome has a window encoding:
- a CDS encoding YhcH/YjgK/YiaL family protein has translation MILDSLANRSQYDALHPGIRLALEHLGTTDYSHAAPGRYTVDGDNVFAIVNDYTPKDRHTAPFEIHKNYIDVQFVLCGEEQCGVLPLAERQPDTVYNAERDFAEFHSAPLLAQANFVTVTAGMFAVFFPGDIHMPGVAPGSEYVRKIVVKVKCNL, from the coding sequence ATGATCCTTGATTCACTTGCGAACCGCAGCCAATACGATGCTTTACATCCCGGCATCCGCCTAGCCCTTGAGCACTTGGGCACCACAGATTACAGTCATGCTGCTCCCGGCCGTTATACGGTGGACGGTGACAATGTTTTTGCCATCGTCAACGATTACACCCCAAAAGACCGGCACACCGCACCATTTGAAATTCATAAGAACTATATCGATGTCCAATTCGTGCTTTGCGGCGAAGAACAATGCGGAGTGTTACCACTGGCGGAGCGTCAGCCGGATACTGTCTATAACGCTGAACGTGATTTTGCTGAATTTCACAGTGCCCCTTTGCTGGCACAAGCCAATTTTGTCACTGTCACTGCCGGTATGTTTGCTGTTTTCTTCCCCGGGGATATCCATATGCCCGGTGTAGCACCCGGCAGTGAATATGTGCGCAAAATCGTTGTCAAAGTAAAGTGCAACTTATAA